A window of the Deltaproteobacteria bacterium genome harbors these coding sequences:
- a CDS encoding 2-oxo acid dehydrogenase subunit E2, with translation MQNDTTEVLMPLMGEGITEATLVKWLKKPGEQVHLEEPLLEVSTDKVDTEIPSPASGVLTEILVSDGTTVEVNKVIAIIRSSASGSAASATSSPSRVSTPPKTTDLAAVPTKVEATAVHAAPTGDVRQKSSPLVRKMAKEERIDLAGIVGTGLHGRITKRDLESAKSRGPTSEPSVAVSKTVADAPLGTKKDGGVETLEGVPVRRERMSKMRALIAEHMVRSVRTSPHVTTIFEIDMHRVAAARAKAQAGFKAREGFGLTYTPFFVHAAVQAIKKYPIVNVSVDGDDILWKDQINIGVAVAIETGLIVPVIRDAGSLNVTGIARRVNDLATRARTKKLLPEDVQGGTFSITNPGMFGSLVSAPIINQPQVAILSVGAIIKRPVVINDLIGIRPIVQIGLTFDHRVVDGEGGARFLAYLKEVLEEFDESAI, from the coding sequence GCGAAGGCATTACCGAAGCCACTCTGGTCAAATGGCTGAAAAAGCCGGGCGAGCAGGTACATCTCGAGGAACCTTTACTCGAGGTGTCTACTGACAAGGTAGATACGGAAATTCCGTCGCCGGCTAGCGGCGTCCTCACGGAGATTTTGGTAAGTGACGGCACTACCGTCGAAGTGAACAAGGTGATAGCAATTATTCGTAGTAGTGCCAGTGGCTCGGCTGCGAGTGCCACCAGCTCGCCGTCTCGCGTCAGCACGCCACCAAAGACCACGGACTTGGCTGCGGTTCCAACTAAGGTCGAAGCTACAGCTGTTCATGCCGCGCCCACTGGCGACGTCAGACAAAAGTCGTCCCCTCTGGTCCGCAAGATGGCTAAGGAGGAGCGGATTGATCTTGCCGGCATCGTCGGCACCGGCTTGCACGGGCGTATTACTAAGCGTGACCTAGAGTCAGCCAAGTCGCGCGGCCCGACATCAGAGCCATCAGTTGCCGTCAGTAAAACTGTTGCCGATGCGCCGCTAGGGACGAAAAAGGATGGCGGCGTTGAGACTCTGGAAGGGGTGCCGGTCCGTCGTGAGCGCATGTCGAAGATGCGCGCCCTGATCGCTGAGCACATGGTCCGCTCAGTGCGCACATCGCCGCACGTCACAACCATTTTTGAAATCGATATGCACCGGGTCGCTGCTGCCAGGGCTAAAGCGCAGGCTGGGTTCAAGGCGCGTGAGGGCTTTGGACTCACCTATACGCCTTTCTTTGTGCACGCTGCCGTGCAGGCTATCAAGAAATATCCGATCGTCAATGTCTCGGTCGATGGCGACGATATACTGTGGAAGGATCAAATCAATATCGGCGTCGCCGTAGCGATTGAAACCGGCCTGATCGTCCCGGTGATTCGTGACGCGGGATCACTCAACGTGACTGGCATCGCCCGCCGCGTCAATGACCTAGCGACGCGTGCCCGCACCAAAAAATTACTGCCGGAAGATGTCCAAGGCGGCACATTCTCGATCACGAATCCAGGGATGTTTGGCAGTTTAGTGTCAGCGCCAATCATCAACCAGCCTCAGGTCGCTATACTCAGCGTAGGCGCCATCATCAAGAGACCGGTCGTGATTAACGATTTGATCGGGATACGTCCTATAGTGCAGATCGGACTAACCTTCGATCACCGCGTTGTCGATGGCGAGGGAGGGGCACGCTTTTTGGCATACCTGAAAGAGGTGTTAGAAGAGTTTGACGAGTCGGCTATTTAG